In Maridesulfovibrio zosterae DSM 11974, a genomic segment contains:
- a CDS encoding GGDEF domain-containing protein, giving the protein MDKLNWLGEFKDPKAEENFQIVKWPSVRARILFLYFFSITAYIIGACSDFYDLGAGPEFHKMVLARVGVCVLGSMAFIMLFVDKVRAKIQYMIMSVCMFSFIMVESLELLMKFSVIGSLSVPATVFLILAYYILLPTRTLPSLSAALCGTLLYLISLSSIIPVASGTFITSTLYLFLANCFGLFFLCSFGKSLRREYAANCDLKRLVEYDDLTGTCSRRRVMEAGKSLFKSSIRFNNKLSVLMMDIDYFKKVNDEYGHSVGDHVLKETAGRCSSVLRDVDFLGRMGGEEFVVILPQSSLYHATIVAERLRRKVCESPCIVDDVQLLVTVSIGVAELRLQKDFSQLLQEADEQLYRAKKCGRNQVCPAQLKVVDSGTKVQLS; this is encoded by the coding sequence GTGGATAAATTAAATTGGCTTGGAGAGTTTAAGGACCCAAAGGCAGAAGAAAATTTTCAAATTGTTAAATGGCCGTCTGTCCGTGCTCGAATATTATTTTTATATTTTTTCTCGATTACTGCTTATATTATAGGTGCATGCAGTGATTTTTATGATCTTGGGGCAGGGCCTGAATTTCATAAGATGGTTCTTGCCCGTGTTGGGGTTTGTGTTTTAGGTTCTATGGCTTTTATCATGCTCTTTGTTGATAAAGTCAGGGCTAAAATACAATACATGATCATGTCTGTATGCATGTTTTCGTTTATCATGGTTGAATCATTGGAACTTTTAATGAAGTTCTCTGTAATTGGTTCTCTTAGCGTTCCTGCCACTGTCTTTTTGATTCTAGCTTATTATATACTGCTCCCTACTCGTACACTGCCTTCACTATCAGCTGCATTGTGTGGTACATTGCTGTACCTTATATCTCTATCTTCAATTATACCTGTTGCCAGTGGTACTTTTATTACATCCACCTTGTATCTGTTTTTGGCAAACTGTTTTGGACTTTTCTTTTTATGCAGTTTCGGTAAGTCACTTAGGCGGGAATATGCTGCAAATTGTGATTTAAAACGACTTGTAGAGTATGATGATTTGACAGGTACCTGCAGTCGGCGCAGAGTGATGGAAGCTGGAAAAAGTCTATTCAAGTCTTCCATTAGATTTAATAACAAGCTTTCTGTCTTGATGATGGATATCGATTATTTTAAAAAGGTTAATGACGAATATGGGCATTCTGTAGGTGATCATGTTTTAAAGGAAACTGCCGGAAGGTGCAGTTCAGTATTGCGTGATGTTGATTTTCTGGGGCGTATGGGAGGAGAGGAGTTTGTTGTGATTCTGCCTCAGTCCAGTCTTTATCACGCTACTATTGTCGCTGAAAGACTGCGGAGAAAGGTATGTGAATCTCCTTGTATTGTAGATGACGTCCAGTTGCTTGTGACGGTGAGTATAGGAGTGGCTGAACTTCGATTGCAGAAAGATTTCTCTCAATTGTTGCAAGAAGCCGATGAGCAGCTTTACCGCGCCAAAAAATGCGGGCGAAATCAGGTCTGTCCAGCTCAGCTTAAAGTTGTGGATAGTGGTACAAAAGTACAATTATCTTAG
- a CDS encoding MlaA family lipoprotein: protein MKAIARHIILICAVLCVSGCADLHKNAPDMTLSPKGFIAPVSRAPISAANRNKEANLDFLEVDDPWEPMNRYIYSFNARFDRVIYLPLTNVYTTVTPSIVRAGVTNSINNLNEVKSFTNGILQASGDRTFTAFSRFLINSSIGILGIMDVASELGINCKETGFGDTLAIWGIPHGPYTVMPLFGPSNVRDTIGWGGDFALLWYEMIWVYDLAGIQDGRTIIGIGEAAVRGVNLRANVPFRYYQTGSPFEYDLIRFLYSKKRELDLEKLEKWPQNDDKKDKQEQSTPNNTAN, encoded by the coding sequence ATGAAAGCCATTGCACGACATATAATTCTGATCTGCGCTGTGCTGTGCGTCTCAGGGTGCGCAGACCTGCATAAAAACGCTCCTGATATGACTCTTTCGCCTAAAGGTTTCATTGCTCCCGTTTCAAGAGCACCCATTTCAGCAGCTAATCGTAATAAAGAAGCCAATCTTGATTTTCTGGAAGTAGATGATCCATGGGAACCTATGAACAGGTACATCTATTCCTTCAATGCAAGGTTTGATCGCGTGATATATCTCCCGCTGACTAATGTATATACAACGGTAACTCCGAGTATAGTTCGCGCAGGAGTAACCAACTCCATCAATAACTTAAACGAAGTCAAATCGTTCACTAACGGTATTCTTCAAGCCAGTGGAGATAGGACCTTCACAGCATTTTCCCGCTTTCTCATTAACTCGTCTATTGGAATTCTGGGAATTATGGACGTAGCTTCTGAATTAGGAATTAATTGCAAAGAAACAGGATTTGGAGATACTTTGGCAATATGGGGAATCCCGCATGGACCGTACACAGTCATGCCTCTCTTCGGTCCTTCAAATGTGCGTGATACCATAGGATGGGGGGGAGACTTTGCATTACTCTGGTATGAAATGATCTGGGTGTATGATCTTGCAGGAATTCAGGACGGAAGAACAATCATCGGCATAGGAGAAGCAGCTGTCCGTGGAGTGAACTTACGGGCAAATGTTCCTTTTCGATATTATCAGACAGGTTCCCCTTTCGAATATGACTTGATCCGCTTCCTTTACTCAAAGAAAAGAGAGCTTGATTTAGAAAAATTAGAGAAATGGCCACAGAATGATGATAAAAAAGATAAACAGGAACAGTCTACCCCAAACAACACTGCTAATTAA
- a CDS encoding GlxA family transcriptional regulator — translation MTEISILVFDNCMVTGVVGPLEILTIANDISLRTHGEEVEQSLFTGFKIVSDDGENVAGFSGIPVAVSGRLSDITPDILIIPPVFSGLDKLLESANLIEELKRLSSTGTIIATACAGSFLLAQAGLVRGKSVTTHWNLVRNFEDHFPDVDLQAQQMLIDGGNYICAGGAMAWQDLALHIIARYMDREAASHCAKMLVMDSTRHVQTPYFMFDQYSDDVAGFSDNNITEVQKWMQENYHLRIQLEQLARKAGLGERSFLRRFKRATGQTPYNYLQQLRIEAARHMLEVSRKNIEEITGLVGYEDASSFRRLFKRKTGLTPLEYRNKFYR, via the coding sequence ATGACAGAAATATCAATTCTTGTTTTTGATAATTGTATGGTCACCGGAGTGGTTGGTCCTCTTGAAATTTTGACTATTGCTAATGATATCTCACTGCGTACTCATGGTGAAGAAGTTGAGCAGTCACTTTTTACCGGATTTAAAATTGTGAGTGATGATGGTGAGAACGTTGCAGGTTTTTCAGGAATTCCCGTAGCTGTGAGCGGACGCCTTTCAGACATAACTCCAGATATATTAATAATTCCGCCAGTTTTTTCAGGACTTGATAAATTGTTGGAAAGTGCGAATCTGATTGAAGAGTTGAAACGTTTGAGTTCTACGGGGACAATTATTGCTACTGCATGTGCCGGTTCTTTTTTGCTTGCGCAGGCGGGTCTTGTCCGTGGTAAATCTGTGACTACTCACTGGAATCTGGTTCGAAATTTTGAGGATCATTTTCCTGATGTCGACTTGCAGGCTCAGCAGATGCTAATTGATGGCGGAAATTATATTTGTGCTGGAGGGGCAATGGCATGGCAGGATCTGGCTTTACATATTATCGCCAGATATATGGACCGTGAAGCAGCATCACATTGTGCTAAAATGCTGGTGATGGACTCTACACGTCATGTTCAGACTCCTTATTTTATGTTTGATCAGTATAGTGATGACGTAGCTGGATTTTCTGATAATAATATTACTGAGGTCCAGAAATGGATGCAGGAGAATTATCATCTGCGAATTCAACTTGAACAGCTTGCACGAAAAGCAGGTCTGGGAGAGAGGTCTTTTTTACGACGTTTCAAACGTGCGACAGGACAGACTCCGTACAACTATTTACAGCAGCTCCGAATTGAAGCTGCCCGTCATATGCTTGAAGTAAGCAGGAAGAATATTGAAGAGATTACAGGGCTTGTCGGTTATGAAGATGCCTCTTCATTCAGAAGACTGTTTAAAAGAAAGACAGGGCTTACACCTCTTGAATACAGAAATAAATTTTATCGGTAG
- a CDS encoding cysteine hydrolase family protein: MKKQALLIIDIQNDYFAGGNMALERSYEAGNNATKVLKYFREINRPVIHIQHKSVKSGATFFIPDTKGVKIHECVAPAENETVIVKNFPNSFRATELKEKLNLLEIDELVITGMMSNMCVDATTRAAFDLGYNCKVIHDACCAAKLEFNNTVVDADQVHAAFMAALGSVYAEMLTAEEFINN, translated from the coding sequence ATGAAGAAGCAGGCATTATTGATCATAGACATTCAAAATGACTACTTTGCAGGCGGAAATATGGCTCTGGAAAGAAGTTATGAGGCAGGAAACAATGCAACAAAGGTTTTAAAATATTTCAGAGAAATAAACAGACCTGTTATTCATATACAGCACAAATCAGTTAAATCAGGCGCAACTTTTTTCATACCCGATACAAAGGGAGTTAAAATACACGAATGTGTTGCACCAGCAGAGAATGAAACCGTTATCGTAAAAAATTTTCCAAACAGTTTCCGTGCAACAGAGCTTAAAGAAAAACTGAATCTCCTTGAAATTGATGAACTTGTTATTACAGGAATGATGAGCAACATGTGCGTAGATGCAACAACAAGGGCTGCTTTTGACTTAGGATATAATTGCAAAGTTATCCATGATGCATGCTGCGCTGCAAAACTAGAATTTAATAATACTGTCGTAGATGCTGATCAGGTACACGCCGCTTTTATGGCAGCACTTGGATCTGTATATGCAGAAATGCTTACAGCAGAAGAATTTATCAATAATTAA
- a CDS encoding DMT family transporter: MRIILTGIFAALFFSTTFVLNRAMSLDGGHWVWSASLRYFWMLAILSVALFIGRRKLFIQSLKLYARHFKFWTIAGGVGFGVFYALITFSASYSPGWVVAATWQTTILATPIVLLGFGKKIPLRAMLLTLIIFAGVLLVNLESVKDSSWATVLLGAVPVFIAAFAYPFGNQLVWEAMNGGGRLIPALDSPAMDDPFCRVLLLTLGSLPLWGVLILVTSPPSPSVNQLVNTALVAVFSGIAATSLFLYARHKARSAAELAAADCTQSMEVVFSLGGEVLLLNGVLPGLLGWAGIGMTMIGLILYIRVQNVR; this comes from the coding sequence ATGAGAATAATTTTAACTGGAATTTTTGCTGCATTATTTTTCAGTACAACATTTGTGCTCAACCGGGCTATGAGTCTCGACGGCGGGCATTGGGTCTGGTCTGCAAGTTTGCGCTACTTCTGGATGCTGGCAATTCTTTCGGTTGCTCTTTTTATTGGTCGCAGGAAATTATTCATCCAGTCTTTAAAACTTTACGCCAGACATTTTAAATTTTGGACTATTGCCGGAGGAGTCGGCTTCGGTGTTTTTTATGCTCTGATTACTTTCAGTGCCTCATACAGTCCCGGATGGGTTGTTGCTGCCACATGGCAGACAACTATTCTGGCAACTCCAATTGTCCTGCTCGGTTTTGGTAAAAAAATACCATTACGGGCTATGCTGTTGACCCTGATTATTTTTGCCGGTGTTTTGCTGGTTAATCTTGAGAGTGTGAAGGACAGCTCTTGGGCAACCGTTTTGCTGGGCGCTGTTCCAGTGTTTATCGCCGCTTTTGCATATCCGTTCGGAAACCAGCTTGTCTGGGAAGCTATGAATGGCGGTGGTAGGTTAATTCCAGCTTTGGATTCTCCTGCCATGGATGATCCCTTTTGCCGTGTTTTGCTTCTTACTTTAGGATCACTTCCTTTGTGGGGTGTTCTCATTTTGGTTACTTCGCCGCCATCTCCAAGTGTAAACCAGTTAGTCAATACCGCTTTGGTAGCCGTTTTTTCAGGCATTGCGGCGACCAGTCTTTTTCTCTATGCCCGTCATAAAGCGCGCTCTGCGGCTGAACTTGCTGCTGCTGACTGTACACAATCCATGGAGGTTGTATTTTCCCTTGGTGGTGAAGTCCTGCTTTTAAATGGAGTTTTGCCCGGACTGCTGGGATGGGCTGGTATCGGAATGACTATGATAGGGCTGATTTTGTATATACGTGTTCAGAATGTACGTTGA
- a CDS encoding amidohydrolase, whose protein sequence is MGFNSEVISLLDEMKAIRHQIHQNPEVGLDTFSTVKLIKSKLDEYGISYEDIGVNSLVAEIKGCEGDTSVAFRVDMDALEMSEENDFSYKSQVEGKMHACGHDGHCTSLIALAAYLSKHSDFNGTVLLLFQSGEEGYEGALRVIEDGFFDKYKVDYLFGYHAWPGLEAGKIAVHHGACMASEDRFEVHVTGKSGHASMPHVCNEPFAAVADIIKGLQTIVARKVPSHERGVVSITQVHGGSLRNGIPDNVMLQGNVRTCNEDVQDLIEDSIGQVVKGAAMIYGVEAELDYVRKHPVLVNTTSEIALKAAQKTVGAENVVTDMESSMAAEDYAFFMKYTKGCYVWIGNGSDSAPLHNSKFDFDDDILPVAASFFIAVIDELL, encoded by the coding sequence ATGGGTTTCAATTCTGAAGTGATTTCACTTCTTGATGAAATGAAGGCTATCCGCCATCAGATTCATCAAAATCCTGAAGTCGGATTGGATACGTTCAGCACTGTTAAGCTGATTAAATCTAAACTTGATGAATATGGAATCTCTTATGAAGATATAGGGGTAAACTCTCTTGTCGCTGAAATAAAAGGCTGCGAGGGGGATACCTCCGTTGCATTCAGAGTTGATATGGATGCACTCGAAATGAGTGAAGAAAATGACTTTTCTTATAAATCTCAGGTGGAAGGTAAGATGCATGCGTGTGGGCATGACGGGCATTGCACCTCTTTGATTGCTCTCGCAGCGTATCTTTCCAAGCATTCTGATTTTAATGGGACAGTGTTGCTTCTATTCCAGTCTGGAGAAGAGGGATACGAAGGCGCATTACGAGTCATAGAAGATGGTTTCTTTGATAAATATAAGGTCGATTATCTCTTCGGTTATCATGCCTGGCCCGGACTTGAAGCTGGTAAAATTGCGGTTCATCATGGTGCATGTATGGCATCTGAAGACCGCTTTGAAGTACATGTTACCGGAAAGAGCGGTCATGCCTCCATGCCGCATGTCTGTAATGAACCTTTTGCTGCTGTTGCTGATATCATAAAAGGTTTGCAGACTATTGTTGCCCGTAAGGTTCCTTCTCATGAGAGGGGAGTGGTTTCCATTACTCAGGTGCACGGCGGAAGCTTACGCAACGGCATTCCTGATAATGTTATGCTTCAAGGTAATGTGCGCACCTGCAACGAAGATGTTCAGGATCTCATAGAAGATTCAATAGGACAGGTCGTTAAAGGTGCTGCTATGATTTACGGAGTTGAGGCTGAGCTGGATTATGTACGCAAGCATCCTGTACTGGTAAATACAACCTCTGAAATTGCACTCAAAGCAGCACAAAAAACTGTCGGTGCTGAGAATGTTGTTACGGATATGGAATCTTCTATGGCTGCTGAAGATTATGCATTTTTTATGAAATATACTAAAGGATGCTATGTCTGGATAGGTAATGGCTCTGACTCTGCACCGCTACACAACAGCAAATTTGATTTTGATGATGATATTCTTCCAGTTGCAGCCAGTTTTTTTATCGCTGTAATTGACGAATTGCTTTAA
- a CDS encoding DUF3100 domain-containing protein — translation MNDAVKNVKLHLVVLVLVVVSELIGIITFKVGPGKLVLLPMLYAMFMGIFLGPKFLKVVKEKEMFQASTLVGLTLLLLMARYGTLVGPKFYEILKAGPALILQEFGNIATLFVGIPIAMYLGLKRESVGAAHSIAREPNVALIGDIYGLDSAEGRGVMGVYICGTVFGTIFFGLMASFLAAFEIFHPYALAMASGVGSASMMTAAVGSLSAAYPSMAEGIQAFGVASNTLSGIDGVYMSLIIALPMSNKLYSYLYKLKYKTSPEAYND, via the coding sequence ATGAATGATGCTGTAAAAAATGTGAAACTGCATCTGGTCGTTCTTGTACTGGTTGTTGTTTCTGAACTCATCGGAATCATCACCTTCAAGGTGGGACCCGGTAAATTAGTATTGCTGCCTATGTTGTATGCAATGTTCATGGGTATCTTCCTTGGTCCTAAATTTTTGAAAGTTGTAAAAGAGAAAGAAATGTTTCAGGCCAGTACTCTGGTCGGGCTGACTCTTCTCCTGCTTATGGCCCGCTACGGAACACTTGTCGGTCCAAAATTTTACGAGATTCTTAAAGCCGGACCTGCATTGATTCTGCAGGAGTTCGGTAACATCGCAACACTTTTTGTGGGTATTCCTATCGCTATGTATCTAGGCCTTAAACGTGAATCTGTCGGTGCTGCTCATTCCATCGCCCGTGAGCCTAATGTTGCGCTTATCGGTGATATCTACGGACTGGATTCTGCCGAGGGACGTGGCGTTATGGGCGTGTACATCTGCGGAACTGTTTTTGGAACAATCTTTTTCGGTCTCATGGCCTCCTTTCTGGCTGCATTTGAAATATTCCATCCATATGCACTTGCAATGGCTTCCGGCGTAGGTAGTGCCAGTATGATGACTGCAGCTGTCGGCAGCTTGAGCGCAGCTTATCCTTCCATGGCTGAAGGTATTCAAGCCTTCGGTGTTGCAAGTAATACACTGTCCGGAATTGACGGTGTTTACATGTCCTTGATTATAGCTTTGCCCATGTCCAACAAACTTTACAGTTATCTTTATAAGTTGAAATATAAAACAAGTCCGGAGGCCTATAATGACTAA
- a CDS encoding glycosyltransferase family 2 protein codes for MCLLSIVIPNYNYGRFAGRFFSSIADQSMSLDDVEIIFVDDGSTDDSILQAQKWAQKLACKNFNVYSPSRSGNPGLVRNYGLEKAQGEFLVCLDPDDSIHPDYFAVCIDCLQYNSLISIVYTDYLERRSDIVTEYLLPEFKPIYLRTQNPVPPAAVFRRSIWDSGVRYRANTTYEDWDFWIQCQMTGAKFKHIAQILYNYEIHNANFSQQAVKDDGSAKAQIVLNNPSFFNPAVNQWAVDHIRGRLYAPAFRRGYIPTSEDINAVTGIIRGDN; via the coding sequence ATGTGCCTGCTTTCAATAGTCATTCCTAACTATAATTATGGACGTTTTGCCGGACGTTTTTTTAGCTCTATTGCAGATCAGTCAATGAGCCTTGATGATGTTGAAATAATTTTTGTTGATGATGGAAGCACTGATGACTCTATTTTGCAGGCGCAAAAATGGGCGCAGAAGTTAGCCTGTAAGAATTTTAATGTTTATTCTCCATCGCGAAGTGGAAATCCTGGGCTTGTAAGGAATTATGGACTAGAAAAAGCGCAGGGTGAATTTCTTGTGTGCCTTGATCCCGATGATTCCATTCATCCTGATTATTTTGCTGTCTGTATTGATTGTCTGCAATATAATTCTTTAATTTCAATCGTTTATACTGACTATCTTGAGCGACGTTCTGATATAGTTACAGAGTATCTTTTGCCGGAGTTCAAGCCGATATATTTACGGACCCAGAATCCAGTTCCACCCGCAGCTGTTTTCAGACGCAGTATTTGGGATAGCGGAGTCCGTTATCGGGCAAACACCACTTATGAGGATTGGGATTTCTGGATTCAATGCCAGATGACAGGGGCAAAGTTTAAACATATTGCTCAGATTCTCTATAATTATGAAATACATAATGCTAATTTCTCTCAGCAGGCTGTGAAAGATGATGGTTCAGCCAAGGCACAGATTGTACTGAATAATCCTTCTTTTTTTAACCCTGCAGTCAATCAATGGGCTGTTGATCATATAAGGGGTAGACTCTACGCACCGGCTTTCCGGCGTGGCTATATCCCAACGTCTGAGGATATTAATGCCGTTACAGGTATAATACGCGGCGATAATTGA
- the msrB gene encoding peptide-methionine (R)-S-oxide reductase MsrB — protein MSDNDSTEIATLAGGCFWCVESDLEKLDGVQRVISGYTGGHVDNPSYEQVSSGRTGHLEAVQVYFDPKRVSYGQVLDVFFRHHDPTDPGGSFNDRGMQYTSAIFYHDNNQNKIAEKMLSDLDASKVFDNPVVTKLIPFEEFYKAEDYHQDYYKKNPVRYNWYRFLSGRDKFVEEHWGNSDKPAVAVPDVDNDFVRTSDSELKKTLTPLQFKVTREDGTEPSFRNEFWDNKREGIYVDIISGEALFSSTDKFKSGTGWPSFTRPIDGKNVVEKEDSSFFMSRVEVRSKKADSHLGHVFEDGPQPTGLRYCINSASLRFIPKDELKEKGYGEYLGLFQ, from the coding sequence ATGAGTGATAATGATTCAACAGAAATAGCCACTTTAGCTGGCGGATGTTTTTGGTGTGTAGAGTCTGATCTTGAAAAGCTTGATGGAGTTCAAAGAGTCATTTCTGGATATACTGGAGGGCATGTGGATAACCCTTCATATGAACAGGTCAGTTCGGGGCGAACTGGACATCTTGAAGCCGTTCAAGTGTATTTTGACCCAAAGCGGGTCAGTTATGGACAGGTTCTGGATGTTTTTTTTAGGCATCACGACCCGACTGATCCCGGAGGTTCCTTTAACGACAGGGGGATGCAGTATACTTCTGCAATTTTTTATCATGATAATAATCAAAATAAAATTGCTGAAAAAATGCTCAGTGATCTTGATGCTTCAAAGGTATTCGATAATCCTGTTGTCACAAAGTTGATCCCATTTGAGGAGTTCTATAAAGCTGAGGATTACCATCAGGATTACTACAAGAAGAATCCGGTAAGGTACAACTGGTATAGATTTCTTTCCGGTCGCGATAAATTCGTAGAAGAACACTGGGGAAATAGTGACAAGCCTGCTGTCGCAGTGCCTGATGTGGATAATGATTTTGTCCGGACAAGTGACAGTGAATTGAAGAAGACGCTTACTCCTTTGCAGTTCAAGGTAACCAGAGAAGATGGAACCGAGCCTTCTTTTCGTAATGAATTCTGGGACAATAAGCGTGAAGGTATTTACGTGGATATTATTTCCGGTGAGGCTCTGTTCAGTTCTACGGATAAATTCAAGTCCGGTACAGGGTGGCCTAGTTTCACTCGCCCGATTGACGGTAAAAATGTGGTAGAAAAGGAAGACAGCTCTTTCTTCATGAGTAGAGTTGAGGTCCGGTCCAAAAAGGCTGACTCACATCTTGGACATGTTTTTGAAGATGGCCCGCAACCGACAGGTTTAAGATATTGCATAAATTCCGCTTCCTTACGGTTTATTCCTAAGGATGAACTAAAAGAGAAGGGATATGGGGAATACTTAGGTCTCTTTCAGTAG
- a CDS encoding M15 family metallopeptidase encodes MLNTRLRLIFSLFFFSVLSISAVEGIGWAEDLPKGFCYIDEYIPNAVCDVRYYGKNNFVGERVDGYENSRIIITEVTAKALAEVQNDLSTFDLGLKFFDGYRPQRAVHHFVRWAENLADIRMKDSFYPDVQKKNLFRDGYIAAKSGHSRGSTIDLTLIDLKTAKELDMGSPFDFFGPKSWPSNKEMSLKVRSNRALLQEVMTKHGFKPLKEEWWHFTLNFEPFPETYFDFPIR; translated from the coding sequence ATGCTTAACACACGGTTACGATTAATTTTTTCATTATTCTTTTTTTCGGTATTGTCCATTTCAGCTGTCGAAGGAATTGGCTGGGCAGAAGATTTACCGAAAGGGTTTTGTTATATTGATGAATATATACCTAATGCAGTTTGTGATGTGCGTTACTACGGAAAGAATAATTTTGTAGGGGAGAGGGTCGACGGTTATGAGAATTCGCGCATAATAATTACTGAAGTCACTGCAAAAGCCTTAGCTGAAGTGCAAAATGATCTATCAACGTTTGATTTGGGATTGAAATTTTTTGATGGCTATAGACCACAACGTGCGGTGCATCATTTTGTCCGCTGGGCCGAGAATCTGGCAGATATCCGCATGAAAGATTCTTTCTATCCTGATGTGCAGAAGAAAAATTTATTCCGTGATGGATATATAGCTGCGAAATCAGGTCATTCCAGAGGTTCTACAATTGACCTGACTCTTATTGATCTGAAAACTGCGAAGGAATTGGATATGGGCAGTCCATTCGATTTTTTTGGACCTAAGTCATGGCCATCAAACAAAGAAATGTCCCTTAAAGTTCGCTCCAATCGTGCATTATTGCAGGAAGTCATGACCAAGCACGGGTTTAAGCCTCTGAAAGAAGAATGGTGGCACTTTACGCTAAACTTCGAACCTTTCCCTGAAACTTATTTTGATTTTCCTATCAGATAA
- a CDS encoding deoxyribodipyrimidine photo-lyase translates to MAGVDSRRIHYLNSEKDSGGPVIYWMSREQRVQDNWGLLHARHVAGNSRPLVVVFCLAPSFIGATARQYDFMLKGLAEVEFSLVQLGIPFVLKMGSPEFEIPDLAKELDAGLIISDFDPLRIKKIWQETVTCNINIPFIEVDGHNVVPARFVSDKREYGARTIRTKIGKLLHEFLEEFPALQSQNQNKISSSPIDWAEVRNFIEVDESVMAVDLSPGESSGQVALTDFIENRLSRYAESRNDPNLNATSRLSAYFHFGQLAPQRAALAVSCTGSGVNQEAYLEELIVRRELSDNFCLYTPKYDSLDAAPQWAINTLEEYSEDVRDYLYSYEEFEKAVTHSALWNAAQTQLVVSGSMHGYMRMYWAKKILEWSASPSEALKIVIALNDRYALDGRDPNGYVGALWSVAGLHDRAWKKRPVFGSIRYMNERGCRRKFDVDAYIKKWIQPSSYH, encoded by the coding sequence ATGGCGGGTGTGGATTCAAGGCGAATACATTATTTAAATAGTGAAAAAGATTCCGGCGGACCGGTTATATACTGGATGAGCCGTGAACAGAGAGTACAGGATAATTGGGGGCTGCTTCATGCCCGCCATGTTGCGGGGAATTCTCGACCATTGGTGGTTGTCTTTTGTCTTGCTCCATCTTTTATCGGGGCTACAGCCCGTCAATATGATTTCATGCTTAAAGGGTTAGCGGAAGTCGAGTTTAGTCTTGTCCAGCTAGGAATACCATTTGTTTTAAAAATGGGTTCTCCTGAATTTGAGATACCGGATCTAGCCAAAGAGCTGGATGCCGGCTTAATTATTTCAGACTTCGATCCTCTGCGAATAAAAAAAATATGGCAGGAAACAGTAACTTGTAACATTAATATTCCATTTATTGAGGTGGATGGTCATAATGTTGTTCCAGCCCGTTTTGTATCTGATAAGCGTGAATATGGCGCCAGAACAATCAGAACTAAGATCGGAAAATTGCTTCATGAATTTTTGGAAGAATTTCCAGCTCTACAGTCTCAAAATCAAAATAAAATAAGTTCATCTCCCATAGACTGGGCCGAGGTCCGAAATTTTATTGAGGTGGATGAGAGCGTTATGGCTGTTGATTTAAGTCCGGGTGAGAGTTCAGGGCAGGTTGCTCTTACAGATTTTATAGAAAACAGACTTAGTCGATATGCTGAAAGCCGCAATGACCCTAATTTGAATGCTACGTCCAGACTTTCTGCCTATTTTCATTTTGGGCAGCTTGCACCACAAAGGGCGGCTCTTGCCGTTTCATGTACAGGTAGTGGAGTGAATCAGGAGGCCTATCTTGAAGAACTGATAGTCAGGCGGGAGCTTTCTGACAATTTCTGCCTGTATACACCAAAATATGATTCACTAGATGCTGCACCGCAGTGGGCAATCAATACTCTTGAAGAATATAGTGAAGATGTTCGCGATTATCTCTACAGCTATGAAGAATTTGAAAAGGCAGTGACTCATTCCGCTTTATGGAATGCCGCGCAAACTCAACTTGTTGTGTCCGGCAGTATGCATGGTTATATGCGTATGTACTGGGCTAAAAAGATCCTGGAGTGGTCAGCTTCACCCTCTGAAGCTCTTAAAATAGTAATAGCTCTTAATGACCGCTATGCTCTTGATGGGCGGGATCCGAATGGATATGTGGGCGCACTCTGGTCTGTTGCAGGTCTTCATGACCGGGCATGGAAAAAGCGTCCGGTGTTCGGATCTATTCGGTATATGAACGAACGCGGTTGCCGGCGTAAATTTGACGTTGATGCGTATATTAAAAAATGGATTCAGCCTTCGAGCTATCATTGA